The window GAGAGCAAACTCGGATTGTACAAATCATGGGTACAAAAGGTGAGATTAGAGGAAAAATGGATGAAAACACAATATCTGTTTTCGATTTCCTATCGAAAAATGAAACAGTTACGAAATTGAATGAACCCAAAAGTGGCCATGGTGGTGGCGATGAAGCTATCGTTAGAGACTTTTTACAAGAAGCAAGAAACTACGACGGAAATGAAAGCAGATCATCCGCTGCTGTATCACTTGAAAGTCATTTATTAGCATTTGGAGCTGAAGCTTCAAGGCGGCAAAATGGTAAAGTCATTCATATCGCTAATTTTGCTAATGAAGTTCTTTAATTTAGAATATGGCCTATAATCAGAGTAAATAAATATCTATATTAGCTGAGGGAAGGCATCCCCTAGCGTCGAAGCGGATTCAATGAGAACTTTCATTTCGAAATATAGTTACCTATATTATGGAACAGAGACTCCCAAATTCTAGCTAATCGGCACACTTAGACTAGGCTGAATAATAAGACAGTTTCCAATCTGTCCTATTACTATAAATACTGTATCATGTATATATTGTAGATTATCTACTAAATACGGTAATTATAGAAATGGAAAAGGTGATTAACAGTGGCAACAATTAAAGATATAGCAGAAAAAGCGGGTGTCTCTTCGGCAACTGTTTCGAGGGTACTCAATTATGATGCGACCTTATCAGTAGCAGATGAAACGAAGAAAAAGATATTTGAAGTAGCTGAAGAGTTATCATACCGAAAAACTTCATCCAAGAGATATGTTGATCAAAAGGTCGCTGTTGTACATTGGTATACAGAAAAAGAAGAATTAAATGACCTATATTATTTATCAATTAGACTTGGAATTGAAAAGCGATGTAAAGAAATTGGTATGAAACCAGAAGTATATTTTTTCGATAATATTAAAGATATTAAGGCAGCTGAAATTGAGGGTATTATTGCTGTTGGTAAATTTAGTGACCCACAAGTCAAAGAATTAACAACTATTAATCCAATGGTTGTCTTTGTCGATTACAGTCCTAATGAAGATAAATATGATGCAGTTGTCATTGATTTTGAAAAAGCAACGAAGAAAATAATCGATTTTTTCCTATCAACAGATCATAGTAAAATTGGATTTATTGGCGGGAGAGAGATACTAAAAGGTCAAATAGAACCTATAGAAGATTTACGGGAAAAGACGTTTCAATCGTATATGGGGGAAAATGGGCTGTTTGATGAACGTTTTGTCTATGTTGGCTCATTTTCAGTTGAAGATGGCTACAACTTAATGAAACAAGCTATAGAAGACTTAGGAGAAGACTTACCAACTGCCTTTTTTATGAGTAGTGATGTCATGGCGATTGGTAGTTTAAGAGCACTTCATGAGGCCAATATAGCAATCCCAGACCGGGTCAGTATCATTGGAATAAATGACATGACAGTTTCAAAATATATGTATCCATCATTAAGTACGATTAGAGTCTATACGGAAGTTATGGGAGAAACAGCTGTAGATACATTACTAGAAAGATTAGAAGGTAGAAAAATAGCGAAGAAAATACTTGTTTCGACCAAACTTGTTATCCGTGATAGTGTGAAAAAGTAAGTGGAGTATTTAGATGAAGAGTTATACATGTTGAATAAATCAAGATCTATATAAAGTGGGCGAAGGCGCCTTTCAATAACAGTAACTGGACTCCGGGTAGCCGAAACCCTAAGATTGGCGGGGAAATATCCTGGCTTAGAACGTGAGGTATCCTCTAGCACCGTAGCGAATTCTTTATTTCAATAGATTTAGTAGTGAAGTAACTTGGAAAGACAGTATGACTCTATATGGTATTTATTGAAAAATGGAGGTTGTAAAAAATGTTTAATCTAACGTCAGAACAAATCATCGACAGCAATGCGGTACATACGACAAGAGAAATACACCAACAACCAGCTGTATGGCAGGAATTAGTTACAGGTTTATTAGAGCAGCAAGAAAAATTCAAAGGATTTCTTAACTCCATTTATAAAAAACATGATACTGTACGAATTATTTTAACAGGTGCTGGTACATCTGCATTTGTGGGAGACACGTTAGTTCCAGAATTAGCACGACAAAATCAGCAAAACATCCAATTTGCATCAATCCCAACAACAGATATCGTCTCAAATCCGACAGAATACTTATTTAAAGATACACCAACAATCTTGGTATCGTTTGCACGATCAGGAAATAGCCCGGAAAGTGTAGCGACCGTTACATTAGGACAAGAGATTGTTACTGACTTTTATCAGGTTGTTATTACATGTAATAAGGACGGACAATTAGCGAAAAACATTCAAGGCGATGACAAAAGTATTACATTATTAATGCCTGAAAAAGCAAATGATCAATCATTAGCAATGACAAGTAGTTTCACGAGTATGATTATTGCCGCTTATGTATTGTTTACTGAGGACGTCTTTACAAATGACGTAGCAACAAAAGTCATTGCTAGCGCGGAACAACTAATTGAAAAACTAGGGAATGTTGTTGATGAAGTAGTAGAGTTTGATTTTGAAAGAATTGCCTATTTAGGTTCTGGTTTACTTGCCCAACTATCACATGAAGCGTCATTAAAAATGCTTGAACTCTCTGGTGGACAAGTTGTTGCAATTCATGAATCATCACTTGGGTTCCGTCATGGTCCCAAATCAATTTTAAATGACAAATCAGCAGTGGTTTTGTTTATGTCACAAAATCCATATACAAGAAAATACGATCTTGATATTTTACGGGAATTAGCGGCAGCAAAAACAGGCATGAAAATTGTAGCACTAACTGAAATAAATGATGAAGAAGTTGAAAAACTTGCTGACTGGGTTATTTCAGTGAATACGGGAACAGAATCACTTTCAAGCGACTTCCATCTTGCATTATTGTATATCATTTTTGCTCAAACTTTAGCATTGAAAAAGTCAATTCAATTGGGGATTACGCCTGATAATCCAAGTCCAGATGGAGCGATTAGTCGTGTCGTAAAAGGTGTAACAATCTATGACTATAAAAAATAAGCAATCCTGCAATCAAATCGATTCATTTAATGGAACAACAAGGGGGAAAAGTGATGGGATACGTACAAAATACAAAGGAAATGCTCATTAAAGCGAGAAAAGAAGGGTATGCTGTTCCTGCCTTTAATATTCATAATCTAGAAACAATCCAAGTGGTCATTGAGGCGGCAGTTGAATTAAGGTCACCTGTTATCCTTGCAGCGACTCCTGGAACGATGTCATATGGTGGGCGTGCGTACATTCAAGCCATTGCTGAAGTAGCAGCAAAGAGTAATGATATTCCAATTGCATTGCACTTAGATCATCATGAAACAATTGAATCGATTGTGGAATCGCTTGAGTTAGGTGTGAAAGCTGTCATGGTGGATGGATCACATGGTACCTTTGAAGAAAACATTATGCTTTCTAAAAAAGTAGTGGACAAAGCACATAAATACGGTGCAACAGTCGAAGCTGAACTAGGAAAACTGGTTGGGCAAGAAGATGATATCATTGTTGAAGCGGCAGATGCAGCATATACAGATCCAACTACAGTCCGAGAATTTGTTGAGCGAACAGGTATTGACTCACTAGCTGTTGCGATTGGTACAGGTCATGGGCTTTATGAGACTAAACCGAATCTTGACTTTGATCGTCTAGAAAAGATAAAAAACTTAGTAGAAATTCCAATTGTGCTTCATGGTGCTTCGGGAATATCGCAAGAGGATGTCCGTAAATGTATTTCACTTGGTTGTGCAAAAGTAAATATTTCGACGGAGCTAAAGATTCCTTTCTCTGATGCATTGCGCACTTATTTAATTGAAAATCCAAATGAAACAGACACAAGAAAGTATATGAAACCAGCCAAAGACGCTATGAGGAACGCAGTTAAAGAGAAAATAATCATGTGTATGAGTGACGGAAAAGCATGAAATTGTGGAGTGAGAGATTATTCTCACTCCATTTGAGTATAGAGGGCTAAATTTGGTGATTTACGATTGAGGATGGAGTGGTTTACGATGATATTAACGATTACATTAAATCCAGCTGTGGATATTAGTTATAAGCTTGATAACTTGTCACTTAACACGGTAAATCGGATTGAAGATGTTTCTAAAACTGTGGGTGGAAAAGGACTAAATGTTGCTCGGGTGTTACATCAGCTTGGTGAAAATGTGGCTGCGTCAGGATTTCTAGGCGGTAGTTTAGGAGAGTTCATTCGTTCGCGGCTTGCGACAATAGGAATTCAAGACTTTTTTGTTTCGATAAGTGGTGAAACGCGCAATTGCATAGCGGTGATCCATGAAGGGAAACAGACTGAGATACTAGAAAGTGGTCCTGTAATCACAGCAAGTGAAGCAGCACTATTTTTAGAAAAGTTTACTGAGTATGCATCTCAGGTTAACATTGTAACGCTATCTGGAAGTTTGCCAAAAGGCTTGCCGACGGATTTTTATGTAGATTTAGTGAGAATTTCCAACGAATATGACGCTAAGGTTTTGTTAGATTCGAATGGGGCTTTATTAACAGCACTCGTAGCAAGTGAACATAAGCCTTATTTAATCAAACCGAATGAAGAAGAACTTGCAGATTTACTTGGTCAAAAGTCTGTTGATGAGGTACAAATAATTGAAGCGCTAGAATCAGCGCTCTTTGCAGAAATTCCCTGGGTCGTTGTCACGCTTGGAGCAGATGGTGCAATTGTGAAACATAAAAAAACTCTTTACAGGGCAAAAGCTCCTGAAATTGAGGCGATTAATCCAGTCGGTTCGGGGGATTCCGTTATAGCGGGATTTGCTGCAGGAATAGCTCGTGGATTAGCAGATGAAGCATTGATCAAATTTGGACTATCAATGGGCGTTCTCAATGCCTTGGAAGAGCAAACAGGCCATATTAATGCAGAAAATGTAGAGTGGGCTGTTGATCAGATGTCGGTTAATAGAATCAAAAGGTGATGAGTACGATTGTGCGTATTGGTGTTGATTGTTATAGTGGATTAAATGTATGGAAGGAAGTTATTCATGGGAAGTTTGTATTTAATTAACGCTACAATTGTTTTGGAAGACAGTATTTTGTACGAAGGGTTTATACATATTAAAGAAGAAAAAATCGAGTCTATAGGTGGAATGGGAAATTGCCCCTCATCGGCTACGGCAGACCGGGTAGTCGATTGTAGAGGGAAACAATATGTGATTCCAGGTATGATTGATATTCACGTTCATGGTGCGGCTGGATTTGACTTTATGGACGGAAAACAGGAAGCTTTTGAAGAAATTGCGCTTGCTCTAGCGAAGGAGGGAACCACCTCCTTCCTGGCGACAACGATAACTAACCCAGTCTCTTATCTAAGTCATACGCTAAAAAGTCTTGAGAGATATAGAGCTGACAGTAATGGCCCAGGGGCCGCGGAAATGATTGGTATTCACTTAGAAGGCCCTTTTATTAATAAAGAACAAAAAGGGGCCCAGCCAGAGAGTGCCATTATTTTGCCGAATGCGAATCTGTTTAAAGAATGGCAGGAGTTGTCTGGAGATGCTATTAAAATCATCACATATGCCCCGGAGTTGGACAACAATTTTGAACTTTTAACTGAACTTAAAAGGGCCAATGTGATTCCGTCGATGGGGCATACAAATGCATCCTATGATGAATCGATTCATGCCATAACTCATGGTGTTACCCATGCAACACATTTGTTTAATGGTATGAAGGGAATGCACCATCGTGATCCCGGAGTTGTCGGAGCGGTGCTTTTACAGGACGATGTCCATGTTGAAATCATTCCTGATGGCATTCATTTTCATCCTGATTTATTGAAACTCATTATCAAGATGAAAAGGCTTGGAAATATACTAGCAATAACTGATGGGATGCGTGCGAAAGGGATGCCTGATGGGGAATATGATTTGGGGGGGCAGCAAGTGACCGTGCGCGACGGGAAATGTTTATTAACATCTACTGGTTCTTTGGCTGGAAGTATAGTCACGATGAATAGTGCTAGATTAAATCTTGCAAAGTGGCTTGAACTATCCATACATGAGCAAATACAAATCACTTCATCGAACCAAGCTGACCGTTTAGGACTATCAAGTCGAAAAGGATCGATAAAGACTGGTAAAGATGCTGACATTGTTGTTTTAGGTCAAGATGGGGCAGTTGAATTGACGATTTGTAGAGGTGCTATTGCTTTTGAACGTAATGGTGCATTCAGCTGACATTTTCGGGAGGTTATTCATGTGACATGGCAAGTTGAAGCGGAAAAATGGCGTAAATTTGAGAAACTAGAAGCTACACTAAAACAGCAACTTACGATTGAAGAAAATAATGAAGAGTTGCTGGAAGATTGTTTTTATAAAAACCTATCATTCGGTACGGCTGGCTTGCGCGGGGAACTTGGATTTGGTACGAATCGGATGAATCTCTACACTGTAAGAAAGGCAGCACTTGGGCTTGTTTTATATATAAAAAGCTGTGGGACGGCTGCTGAAAATCGAGGCGTCGTAATTGCTTATGATTCGAGGCATCAATCAACAGAATTTGCTCTTGAAGTGGCGAAAGTCCTTGGATTTAATGGCATTCGTAGCTATTTATTTGATGAGCTACAATCAACTCCCTTATTATCATTTGCAGTTCGCGAGTTGAACACGTTTTCGGGCGTTGTCATTACTGCAAGCCATAATCCGGCAGAATATAACGGACTAAAGGTTTACGGAGAAGATGGTGGACAAGTAACATTAGAAGCCGCAAATGCGATTACTGCTCATACGGAGAGTATTGATGACCTATTTTCGGTAGGGGTCGCGGAAGTGGCTTATCTCTTAGAAGAGGGACTACTTACATATTTGGATCATGAAATGAGCGACCGTTATCTATTGCATTTGGATGGACTTCTTTTGGGAGGGCAGCTTGATAAAAGTTTATCGATTGTTTATTCCCCACTTCACGGTGCGGGTGGAAAGTTAGTTTGTAAAGGACTAGAGATAGCGGGCTTCTCGAATGTAACTATCGTTAGTGAACAGGCAATTCCAGATCCGAACTTTACGTCCGTCAACTATCCCAATCCTGAAGAACCACAAGCTTTTGAAATGGCACTTATATATGGTCATAAAGTGAAAGCGGATTTACTCATAGCTACGGATCCAGATGCAGACCGAATGGGTGTGGCAGTACGAGATTTAGAAGGCGAATATGTCTTTTTAACAGGCAACCAGATCGGTGCAATATTATTAAATACATTGTTGGAAGATAAGTTGGACCGCGATACAATGCCTGAAAATGGTGTAGTTTTAAAAACAATTGTCACATCAGAACTTGGTAGGGCGATTGCACAGAAATATGACGTTAAAACAATGGATGTATTGACAGGGTTTAAATTTATCAGTGAAAAAGTCTTAGAATTTGAAGAAACTGCAGAGTATACTTTCTTATTTGGTTATGAGGAGAGCTTTGGCTACTTGATCGGCGATTTCGTACGGGATAAAGATGCTGTCCAAGCTTCGGTTTTAATTGCTGAAGTGGCCGCTCGTTATAAAGCAAACGGCCAAACATTATTGGATGGACTACAAGCATTGTATGAAGAGCACGGCTTTTATCAAGAAAGCTTGGAATCGATAACGCTAAGAGGGAAGAATGGAATGGCGAAAATTGATGATACCGTGAATTATTTCCGTTCGGCATCATTTGTAAGGGAGTTTACCCAACCCCTTTCAACTATTGAAGATTATGCGGCTGGTCATGCTGTTAGTGTTGAAACAGGAGATCAACGTCCACTCGATTTACCGATTGCGAATGTGCTTAAATTTATATTGACAGATGGTACATGGTTTGCGATTCGCCCATCTGGAACAGAACCGAAAATCAAGTTCTACTTTGGAGTCAAGGGTGGGACAAAAAATGAAAGTGACGCGCTTTTATTGGGCTTAAAAGGGGCTGTTATGATGGTTGTGCAAACATTAACGTCTAACTCATAAATAGAAACTGGGAGTGTTGGAAGGGTATTATCGCTAATATTCAACGAATAGTGAAAAAGAAAGGGGGGGTTCGATGATTAATCAATTACGTAAAATCTATTCTTCTCTCCTTGTATACTCAGAAGGACAAGTTGAACTAGATTCTACATATAAATGGTTTGAGACGGATGAAAATGAAATTATCGGTATTCCTGAAGGGGAATTAACCCCCAAAGATGTAACACTATTAAGCACTTTTTTAGTACCTTATAATATTAAATTTCCGATTCCTACAGATGAGGAAAAGAAATGGCGAAAAGTAATTCACTCGAGTGCATCAAATGCTGACTTGGATTTTAAATTGAAAAACCCCTATCGTTTTGTCTGTTTTTCTATAAAAAAGAATCAAATTGACCCTATCTTATTTAAAGACGCGATACATGAGCTTTTTGATAAACAAGTGCCTATTCTATGGGGAAGTGGACATGAAGGAATCATTATAGAAGAACAGACAACGGATGAAGATAACATCTCTTTCGAACAGATTATCGATATACTCATGAGTGATTTATATGTGAAAATTAACTTCTTTGTCGGTCCTTACAAGAAGGATTTGGAGGGAATTGCTCAACATTACCACACATTAAAGAGTGATGCCAAGAAAGTGTTTAGACATTCAAATAAGACAGTAGTCACATACATAGATGCTGTTCCACTTTTACTTATCAATCAGACAGAATCGGATTTCCGTACCGAAATCAGTCAGACTATTTTACAAGAATACATAGATGATGAAGAAACACTGAAAATGATTGAAACGTTTGTCCAATGTAATTTAAATATATCTGAGACGTCAAAAGTACTACATATGCACCGAAACAGTCTGCAATATCGATTGGACCGTTTTTATGAAAAAACGGGAATAGACGTCCGACAATTTCACCATGCAATGACAGTCTATCTTTCACTTTTGGCACGAAAGTAACTCTGGTAGCTTGAAAACTATCTGCTTTAATTATTGTTAAAACTGGTACTAGCAAACATGCACCAAGCCTGCTTCTATTTTTGTGCATATTCACCATTACTCAAATAGTCCGAATAATGTATGCTGTTAATAGATAGTGAAAACCCATACATACATTGGAGGGAATAAAATGGCAGACTTGAAACTAGTAAATATTAAAAAAGTATATGATAAGGATGTTGTCTCCGTACAAGACTTTAACTTGGAAATTAGAGACAAAGAATTTCTAGTGTTAGTTGGTCCGTCAGGTTGCGGTAAATCAACCACACTTCGAATGATTGCTGGTTTGGAAGAAATATCAGGAGGCGATCTTTTTATTGGGGGTAAAAGAGTAAACGATGTCCCGCCAAAAGATCGTGATATCGCTATGGTTTTCCAGAACTATGCATTGTATCCTCATATGGATGTTTACAATAATATGGCATTTGGCTTAAAGTTGCGTAAATTTAAAAAAGATGAAATAAAAAAACGAGTGGATAATGCTGCTAAAATTTTGGGACTTGAGGAACTATTAACTCGTAAACCGAAAGCGCTTTCGGGTGGTCAGCGTCAGCGTGTTGCTTTGGGACGTGCGATTGTTCGAGATGCTGAAGTATTCTTAATGGATGAGCCGTTATCTAACTTAGATGCTAAGTTACGTGTGCAAATGCGTGCAGAGATTCAAAAGCTACACAGGCGTCTACAAACAACTACTGTTTATGTAACCCATGATCAAACAGAAGCCATGACAATGGCGACACGCCTCGTTGTCATGAAAGATGGACTTATCCAACAAGTAGGTGCACCTAAAGAAGTTTATGATGAACCTAACAATGTTTTTGTTGGTGGATTTATCGGTTCTCCTGCAATGAACTTCTTAACCGGTAAATTGGAAGAGAATTATTTTGTCATGGGCGATGTAAAAGTCCTTGTTCCCGATGGTAAGATGAAAGTGCTTCGGGATCAAGGTTATGTTGGCAAAGATATTATTCTGGGCATTCGTCCGGAAGACATTCATGATGAACCGTTATTCCTTGATTTTTCTCCTGACACAAAAATCAGGGCGTCGATAGAGGTAGCTGAATTAATGGGGGCAGAAATTATTCTTTATTCAAAAGTGGATGACCAAGACTTTGTGGCACGTGTTGATGCGCGTTTCAACGTTGTGGCCGGAGAAACGGTCGACTTGGCATTTGACCTTGGTAAAGCGCACTTTTTCGATAGTGAATCAGAATTAAGAATCAAATAAGTTTATAAAAGATGCCGCTAAGGGAAACTGGTCTTTCTTTGGCGGTTTTAATTTTGGATCCATTTATGTTTAAAATCCAAAAGAGTTGGACAAACTAAGTATTCATGATATAAAAACAGATAGGAGAGTATGTAAATGACTGAGAAAAAACCTCCACACGAGCAATTGACCGAAAAAAATAATGAACTGTCTTCAGAACAAGAAGTACTGTATCAGGAAGAATATAAAAAAGCTGATAAAGTTGCTGAGAATGAAAATAAGGACAGGGAAAATAATAAAAAAGATTAAAGTAGACTGCTGATGAAAGTTGTGAATTAAATGATCTTTACGGTTTCAATAGTAACTAGTTGTAAGAAAAAGGGTTGCTCAATAAAAGCAACCCTTTTTGATACCAAGAATATACCTATTGTTGATTGTAAAACTCATCTATCGGAACAAATAAGCCAACCTTTCCATACGTTTCATGATCTAACGTAGCGAAAACAATGCCAATCACCATCCCATCACTATTCAGTACGGGGCTTCCACTATTTCCTCGATAAACCGGTGCCTTCAACATAACAACGGGCACATCCCAATCTGTTAACTGGATATAATCAATAATTGTACCTTCATTTGCAATGCCCTTAAAACTTAATGGATTGCCAATAAAGTTAATGGCTTCGTCATCTTCAAAGGTCGTTTGTTCAGCGAGTTCTAAATAAGGTAAGTCTTTGCCATGAACTTCTAAAACAGCGAGGTCAACCCATGGATATGTATGTATAACGTCTGCGGTAAAGCGTCCTTCGTCTGGAAAAAAGACGTTTACGGTGTCGCTTCCTTCGATAACATGATAGTTTGTTAGTATGGTCCCGTCATTCGAAATCGAGAACCCGGTCCCTTTGCTTGCTGCTGTCTGAATAACAACAACAGACTTTTTATAGGTAGCAATGTTTTCTTGCTTCGATAATTTTGAAGAGGTCTTTAGGAATTCAATGGCCGGGATTGAATACACTTCAAACATAACTGCAAACGTATTGAAAACCATTACGATGGAGATCATCCAAAATAGCCATTTGGGAAATGGGCGCTTTATTTTGCGACTTGTTTTTTCTTGTTCTTCTTTATAAAGCGCTTCTCGTTGCGCTTCTAATACCAGCACTTGCAGTTCTTCATCATCAATCTCTTCTATAAAGTCTTTATCATTTGAATCAGGCGGTTGTTTCTTGTCCGTCTCCATGTATCCACCCCCTAACTTTTAAACTCATATCTTTATAGCTCATTATAGCAAATGAAAGTACATAAGGTTTTTTCCATTAAAGCTTATATGAAAGATAGTGCTGAAATAATTGCGTTCCCTCTTCTTTGGTTGGCATAATTAGTAAATCAGAACATATAATGAATAGTTCAATGACATTTAGATGGAAGAATAATTACTATCCAACTGTTTTATTAGTACACACTCATTTTAAAAAAAGGGGAATAA of the Sporosarcina sp. FSL K6-1508 genome contains:
- a CDS encoding LacI family DNA-binding transcriptional regulator — translated: MATIKDIAEKAGVSSATVSRVLNYDATLSVADETKKKIFEVAEELSYRKTSSKRYVDQKVAVVHWYTEKEELNDLYYLSIRLGIEKRCKEIGMKPEVYFFDNIKDIKAAEIEGIIAVGKFSDPQVKELTTINPMVVFVDYSPNEDKYDAVVIDFEKATKKIIDFFLSTDHSKIGFIGGREILKGQIEPIEDLREKTFQSYMGENGLFDERFVYVGSFSVEDGYNLMKQAIEDLGEDLPTAFFMSSDVMAIGSLRALHEANIAIPDRVSIIGINDMTVSKYMYPSLSTIRVYTEVMGETAVDTLLERLEGRKIAKKILVSTKLVIRDSVKK
- a CDS encoding SIS domain-containing protein codes for the protein MFNLTSEQIIDSNAVHTTREIHQQPAVWQELVTGLLEQQEKFKGFLNSIYKKHDTVRIILTGAGTSAFVGDTLVPELARQNQQNIQFASIPTTDIVSNPTEYLFKDTPTILVSFARSGNSPESVATVTLGQEIVTDFYQVVITCNKDGQLAKNIQGDDKSITLLMPEKANDQSLAMTSSFTSMIIAAYVLFTEDVFTNDVATKVIASAEQLIEKLGNVVDEVVEFDFERIAYLGSGLLAQLSHEASLKMLELSGGQVVAIHESSLGFRHGPKSILNDKSAVVLFMSQNPYTRKYDLDILRELAAAKTGMKIVALTEINDEEVEKLADWVISVNTGTESLSSDFHLALLYIIFAQTLALKKSIQLGITPDNPSPDGAISRVVKGVTIYDYKK
- a CDS encoding tagatose-bisphosphate aldolase subunit GatY; its protein translation is MGYVQNTKEMLIKARKEGYAVPAFNIHNLETIQVVIEAAVELRSPVILAATPGTMSYGGRAYIQAIAEVAAKSNDIPIALHLDHHETIESIVESLELGVKAVMVDGSHGTFEENIMLSKKVVDKAHKYGATVEAELGKLVGQEDDIIVEAADAAYTDPTTVREFVERTGIDSLAVAIGTGHGLYETKPNLDFDRLEKIKNLVEIPIVLHGASGISQEDVRKCISLGCAKVNISTELKIPFSDALRTYLIENPNETDTRKYMKPAKDAMRNAVKEKIIMCMSDGKA
- a CDS encoding hexose kinase: MILTITLNPAVDISYKLDNLSLNTVNRIEDVSKTVGGKGLNVARVLHQLGENVAASGFLGGSLGEFIRSRLATIGIQDFFVSISGETRNCIAVIHEGKQTEILESGPVITASEAALFLEKFTEYASQVNIVTLSGSLPKGLPTDFYVDLVRISNEYDAKVLLDSNGALLTALVASEHKPYLIKPNEEELADLLGQKSVDEVQIIEALESALFAEIPWVVVTLGADGAIVKHKKTLYRAKAPEIEAINPVGSGDSVIAGFAAGIARGLADEALIKFGLSMGVLNALEEQTGHINAENVEWAVDQMSVNRIKR
- the nagA gene encoding N-acetylglucosamine-6-phosphate deacetylase, translating into MGSLYLINATIVLEDSILYEGFIHIKEEKIESIGGMGNCPSSATADRVVDCRGKQYVIPGMIDIHVHGAAGFDFMDGKQEAFEEIALALAKEGTTSFLATTITNPVSYLSHTLKSLERYRADSNGPGAAEMIGIHLEGPFINKEQKGAQPESAIILPNANLFKEWQELSGDAIKIITYAPELDNNFELLTELKRANVIPSMGHTNASYDESIHAITHGVTHATHLFNGMKGMHHRDPGVVGAVLLQDDVHVEIIPDGIHFHPDLLKLIIKMKRLGNILAITDGMRAKGMPDGEYDLGGQQVTVRDGKCLLTSTGSLAGSIVTMNSARLNLAKWLELSIHEQIQITSSNQADRLGLSSRKGSIKTGKDADIVVLGQDGAVELTICRGAIAFERNGAFS
- a CDS encoding phospho-sugar mutase produces the protein MTWQVEAEKWRKFEKLEATLKQQLTIEENNEELLEDCFYKNLSFGTAGLRGELGFGTNRMNLYTVRKAALGLVLYIKSCGTAAENRGVVIAYDSRHQSTEFALEVAKVLGFNGIRSYLFDELQSTPLLSFAVRELNTFSGVVITASHNPAEYNGLKVYGEDGGQVTLEAANAITAHTESIDDLFSVGVAEVAYLLEEGLLTYLDHEMSDRYLLHLDGLLLGGQLDKSLSIVYSPLHGAGGKLVCKGLEIAGFSNVTIVSEQAIPDPNFTSVNYPNPEEPQAFEMALIYGHKVKADLLIATDPDADRMGVAVRDLEGEYVFLTGNQIGAILLNTLLEDKLDRDTMPENGVVLKTIVTSELGRAIAQKYDVKTMDVLTGFKFISEKVLEFEETAEYTFLFGYEESFGYLIGDFVRDKDAVQASVLIAEVAARYKANGQTLLDGLQALYEEHGFYQESLESITLRGKNGMAKIDDTVNYFRSASFVREFTQPLSTIEDYAAGHAVSVETGDQRPLDLPIANVLKFILTDGTWFAIRPSGTEPKIKFYFGVKGGTKNESDALLLGLKGAVMMVVQTLTSNS
- a CDS encoding PucR family transcriptional regulator, which produces MINQLRKIYSSLLVYSEGQVELDSTYKWFETDENEIIGIPEGELTPKDVTLLSTFLVPYNIKFPIPTDEEKKWRKVIHSSASNADLDFKLKNPYRFVCFSIKKNQIDPILFKDAIHELFDKQVPILWGSGHEGIIIEEQTTDEDNISFEQIIDILMSDLYVKINFFVGPYKKDLEGIAQHYHTLKSDAKKVFRHSNKTVVTYIDAVPLLLINQTESDFRTEISQTILQEYIDDEETLKMIETFVQCNLNISETSKVLHMHRNSLQYRLDRFYEKTGIDVRQFHHAMTVYLSLLARK
- a CDS encoding ABC transporter ATP-binding protein, coding for MADLKLVNIKKVYDKDVVSVQDFNLEIRDKEFLVLVGPSGCGKSTTLRMIAGLEEISGGDLFIGGKRVNDVPPKDRDIAMVFQNYALYPHMDVYNNMAFGLKLRKFKKDEIKKRVDNAAKILGLEELLTRKPKALSGGQRQRVALGRAIVRDAEVFLMDEPLSNLDAKLRVQMRAEIQKLHRRLQTTTVYVTHDQTEAMTMATRLVVMKDGLIQQVGAPKEVYDEPNNVFVGGFIGSPAMNFLTGKLEENYFVMGDVKVLVPDGKMKVLRDQGYVGKDIILGIRPEDIHDEPLFLDFSPDTKIRASIEVAELMGAEIILYSKVDDQDFVARVDARFNVVAGETVDLAFDLGKAHFFDSESELRIK
- a CDS encoding YfhE family protein — protein: MTEKKPPHEQLTEKNNELSSEQEVLYQEEYKKADKVAENENKDRENNKKD
- a CDS encoding S1C family serine protease, giving the protein METDKKQPPDSNDKDFIEEIDDEELQVLVLEAQREALYKEEQEKTSRKIKRPFPKWLFWMISIVMVFNTFAVMFEVYSIPAIEFLKTSSKLSKQENIATYKKSVVVIQTAASKGTGFSISNDGTILTNYHVIEGSDTVNVFFPDEGRFTADVIHTYPWVDLAVLEVHGKDLPYLELAEQTTFEDDEAINFIGNPLSFKGIANEGTIIDYIQLTDWDVPVVMLKAPVYRGNSGSPVLNSDGMVIGIVFATLDHETYGKVGLFVPIDEFYNQQ